TGCCGAGCTCGACTTCCGAGGCGAGTTCTTCTCCCACACCTTGATGACCCCGTTCTTCGATCCGGGCCCGAACGGCTTCGGGCCACCCGCGGTGCTGCTCGCCGGGGTGGGGCAGCGCATGACCGAGACGGCCGGCGAGGTCGCCGACGGCTTCCTCTGCGGCCCGTTGACCAGCGTCGACTCGCTGCGGACGCACACGCTGCCCGCCGTGGCGCGGGGGCGAGCCCGCTCCGGGATCCGCGACTTCACCGTGTCCGGGATGCCGCTCGTCGTCACCGGTGCCGACGCGGCGGCCACCGCCCGGGTCGCCCGGGCCACCCGCGACCGCCTCGCCTTCTACGCCTCCACTCCCGCGTACCGCCCCGTGCTCGAGGTGCACGGCTGGGGCGAGCTGCACGACCGTCTGCACGTGCTGTCGTGCGCGGGCCGCTGGCAGGACATGGGCGACCTGATCGACGACGAGGTGCTCCACACGTTCGCCGTCGTCGCAGGGCCCGATGACGTGGCGTCGGCACTGCAGGATCGATGGGCCGGGCTGGCGGACGGGCTCACCGTCCACTGCGCGGACGACCCCGGACCCGGGGTGTGGTCGGCGATCGCGGCCGGGACGGCGCGCGCCTGACGCCTCGGCCAGGCGTCGGGCCGGACCTTTACACGGGATCCGAGCACCGCTACCGTCCGCCTAGTCAACGAATGTTCACTAAGCTCGTCGTCCGCGACGGGCCGGACGTTCCGCTCGACCGCGGGCCGGCCGCCGGGCCACCCGTCGGGAGGAGATCGATGAAGGACGACGTGCGCATCGGATGCTTCGCCGCGTTCTGGGGTGACACCACGGCCGCGATCCACGACATCCTCGACGGTGCCGAGGTCGACTACCTGGTCGCCGACTACCTCTCCGAGATCACGATGGCGCTGCTCGCCCGAGCGCGCGCCAAGGATGCCGACGGAGGTTTCATCGCGGACTTCGTGGCCACGGTCGCCCCGGTCCTGCCGCAGATCGCCGAGCGGGGCATCAAGGTCGTCACCAACGCCGGTGCGCTGAACCCGGCCGCCGCCGCGAAGGCGATGCGTGCGGCGGTCGCCGAGGCGGGGGTGCGCCTGACGGTCGCGGCCGTCGAGGGCGACGACCTGATGCCGCGACTCGCCGAGATCCGTGCCGGGTCGCCGACGGACATGTTCACGGGGGAGCCGCTCCCCGCGCAGCCGGGTTCGCTCAACGCCTACCTCGGTGCCCGCCCGGTCGCCGCGGCCCTCGCCGCCGGCGCGGACATCGTCATCGCGGGGCGATGCGTGGACGCCGCGGTCGTCCTGGGCCCCCTGATGCACGAGTTCGGCTGGAAGGACGACGAGTACGACCTGCTGGCGGCCGGCACGCTCGTCGGGCACATCCTCGAGTGCGGGCCCCAGGCCACAGGTGGCAACTCGACGGACTGGGCGTCGGTGCCGGGCTGGGAGCGGATGGGCTACCCGGTGGCGCAGTGCCGGCCCGACGGGACCGCTGTGATCAGCAAGCCGCGGGGCACGGGAGGGCTCGTCACACCGGCGACGGTGGGGGAGCAGGTCCTCTACGAGATCGGGGACCCCGGTGCGTACCTGATGGCCGACGTCGTCTGCGACTGGCGCGACGTCGTGCTCACCCAGGACGGACAGGACCGCGTCCGCGTCGTGGGCGCCCGCGGGTCCGCGCCCACCACGACCTACAAGGTGACCGCGACGAGCGTGGACGGGTACCGCGCCCTGACCACCGCGATGTTCGCCGGTGCCGGCGCAGCGGGTAAGGCGCGTCGGATGGCGGAGGCGCTGGTCACCCGCACCCAGCGGCTGATCGCCGACTCCGGGTTCGAGCCGCTGACCGAGTCGTCGATCGAGGTCGTCGGGGCCGGGGACGTGATGGGCCGGGAGCGCGACGACGCCGCGACCGAGGCCGTCGTGAAGATCGGCGTGCGGCACCCCGCCCGGGCGGCTCTGGAGATCTTCTCGGTCGAGTTCGTCTCCTTCGCCCTCGTCGCCCAGGGCATGACCGGGGTGTTCGCCGGGCGGCCGCGCGTCGCGCCGTCGATCGCGGTGCACCACCTGCTCGTGGACAAGGCCGGGACACCGGTCCGGGTCCTGCTCGGCGACCCCGATGCGGGCGGGCGGGCCTTCGACGTCGAGATCGCGCACGGCGATCCGGGTGCAGCGACCGGTACCCCCCAGCTGGCGGACGAGGACACCACGCCGACGGGTACCTCAGTCCCGCTCGGCGCCATCGCCTACGGCCGCAGCGGGGACAAGGGCGACCTCGCCAACATCGGGTTGCTCGCCCGGCGGCCCGAGTTCGCGTCGGTCGTCCGCGACCAGGTCACCGCCGCCCGGGTCGCCGAGCACTTCGCGCACCTGGAGCCCGACGGGGTGCGACGGTGGGCCGTCCCGGGGCTCGACGGGATCAACATCGTCCTCGACGGGGTGCTGGGCGGCACCGGCGGAACGTCGACGCTGCGCTACGACCCGCAGGGCAAGTCGTACGCCGCGATGCTCCTGACGATGCCGGTCGTCGTCCCGACCGAGTGGACGCGGGACGGGGTGATCGCATGAGCCTGCCGGGCAAGGTCCTGGTCGCCAACCGCGGGGAGATCGCGGTGCGGATCATGCGCACTCTGCGTGAACTGGGGATCCGCAGCGTGGCGGTGCACCACGCCGTCGACGCCGGGAGCCGCTTCGTGCGCGACGCCGACGAGGCCGTCGAGCTGTTCGGACCGACCCCCGTCGCCGCCTACCTCGACGCGGCGGCCGTGGTCGCCGCCTGCGAGGCGTCGGGTGCCGAGGCGGTGCACCCCGGCTACGGCTTCCTGTCCGAGCGCGCCGCCTTCGCCGAGGCCGTCGAGGCCGCCGGGGTCACGTTCGTCGGACCGCCGCCCGATGCCATCCGGGCCATGGGCGACAAGATCGAGTCCAAGCGGCTCGCGACCATCGCGGGGGTACCCACGCTCCCCGGTTCGGAGGGCGCCCTGTCCGACGTGGACGACGCGCTGACCGAGGCGGCGCGGATCGGCTACCCGGTGCTGCTCAAGGCCAGCGCCGGTGGCGGGGGCAAGGGCATGCGGATCGCCCGGACCCCCGAGCAGTGCCGGGAGGCGTTCTCCCAGTCCAGCGCCGAGGCGGTCGCGAGCTTCGGCGACGGCAGGCTGTTCGTCGAGCGCTACGTCGACCGGCCCCGGCACATCGAGATCCAGGTGCTGGCGGACTCGCACGGCAATGTCGTGCACCTCGGCGAGCGCGAGTGCTCCATCCAGCGCCGCTACCAGAAGGTGGTGGAGGAGGCGCCCTCGCCGTTCGTCGACGACCGCATGCGCG
This sequence is a window from Pseudonocardia petroleophila. Protein-coding genes within it:
- a CDS encoding acyclic terpene utilization AtuA family protein, whose amino-acid sequence is MKDDVRIGCFAAFWGDTTAAIHDILDGAEVDYLVADYLSEITMALLARARAKDADGGFIADFVATVAPVLPQIAERGIKVVTNAGALNPAAAAKAMRAAVAEAGVRLTVAAVEGDDLMPRLAEIRAGSPTDMFTGEPLPAQPGSLNAYLGARPVAAALAAGADIVIAGRCVDAAVVLGPLMHEFGWKDDEYDLLAAGTLVGHILECGPQATGGNSTDWASVPGWERMGYPVAQCRPDGTAVISKPRGTGGLVTPATVGEQVLYEIGDPGAYLMADVVCDWRDVVLTQDGQDRVRVVGARGSAPTTTYKVTATSVDGYRALTTAMFAGAGAAGKARRMAEALVTRTQRLIADSGFEPLTESSIEVVGAGDVMGRERDDAATEAVVKIGVRHPARAALEIFSVEFVSFALVAQGMTGVFAGRPRVAPSIAVHHLLVDKAGTPVRVLLGDPDAGGRAFDVEIAHGDPGAATGTPQLADEDTTPTGTSVPLGAIAYGRSGDKGDLANIGLLARRPEFASVVRDQVTAARVAEHFAHLEPDGVRRWAVPGLDGINIVLDGVLGGTGGTSTLRYDPQGKSYAAMLLTMPVVVPTEWTRDGVIA
- a CDS encoding acetyl-CoA carboxylase biotin carboxylase subunit, whose translation is MSLPGKVLVANRGEIAVRIMRTLRELGIRSVAVHHAVDAGSRFVRDADEAVELFGPTPVAAYLDAAAVVAACEASGAEAVHPGYGFLSERAAFAEAVEAAGVTFVGPPPDAIRAMGDKIESKRLATIAGVPTLPGSEGALSDVDDALTEAARIGYPVLLKASAGGGGKGMRIARTPEQCREAFSQSSAEAVASFGDGRLFVERYVDRPRHIEIQVLADSHGNVVHLGERECSIQRRYQKVVEEAPSPFVDDRMREEFGSAAVALARKVGYTSAGTVEMVVDRGGNGYFLEMNTRLQVEHPVTELVTGVDIVAEQLRVASGEKLSFTQDDVRFTGSAIECRVYAEDAYHGFIPAVGPLRLVRFPSGPGVRVDHGVRQGDEVTSAFDPMIAKVVGYGATRAEAITNTSRALRETVLLGTITNTAFLADVVEHPAFAAGETHTSFLDEHPGLTEPVRADADAERLLVAAAALHSPRFDTRHDVPAAHASAGEWRP